The genomic interval GTCCAGATGGTAAGTTGTTTGCCTCTGCAAGTTGGGATAGAACAGTCAAGCTGTGGAATCGTAACGGTGAAGAAGTCACCTCGTTCAATAAGCATCGCCAAGAGGTTTGGGGGGTTCAATTTAGCCCAGACAGTAAACTCGTTGCGTCTACCAGTACCGATAGAACCATTAAACTTTGGCGGTTAGATGGTACTTTAGTCCGAACATTGAGGGGACACACCGCTCCTGTCAATCAAATCAACTTCAGTTCTGATGGTCAAATGCTAGTATCTGCAAGTGATGACAGCACAGTCAAACTTTGGCGCTTAGATGGCACCTTGCTTAAAACCCTGAATCAGGGTAGTCCTGCCTATAGTGCTTTGTTTAGCGATAACAATAAAGAAATTATTTCGGCAGGAAGTGGTAAAACAATTAAATTCTGGCAACTAGATGGTAAGCTCATTCGAGAATTAGTAGGACATAGCGGAGAAGTATACAGAGTCGATCTCAGTCCAGATAAACAAACCCTAGCTTCTACAAGTGCTGATCGAACCATTAAGCTGTGGAGATTAGATGGAACTCTTTTGCGGACGCTAGAAGGGCATCAGGACAAAGTCTTTGGCGTTAGCTTCAGCCCAGATGGTCAGATATTAGCGTCCGCCGGCGCAGATCGAACTGTTAAGTTGTGGAAATTAGATGGCACTCTTTTACAGACACTACAAGGACATCAGGACACAGTTTTCGGTGTCAAGTTCAGCCCAGATGGTCAGATTCTCGCTTCAGGCGGTTGGGATAATACCGTTATTTTCTGGAATTTGAGGATCTTAAGAGATTTGGATATTAATCAGCTTCTTCTGCAAAGTTGCGCCCGATTAAAAAATTATTTGAAAACCAATCTAAATATGAAAAAAGATAAGCAAATTTGCAATCATCTCGTGGATGCAAGATAATATCATTAAAAGCTTGCACGGCATAAAATTCGCTTTCTCTCCAGTTTCTCTTCAAACAAAAGCTGGATGCCATAGATGTCCCAGCCAAACTGATTGTAGGATTAGTATAGATGTCAGGATTAAATGATGTTATTTGGAATTTGATGCTCTTAAAGGCTCAAACCGATTCAGACTTTAAGGCTCGTCTCCTACAGGATTGCAAAGGTGCTTTAGAAAGCCTTCAGTTAGATATTACAGATCTGGAGACAGAAGAAATTCAACTTCCCAAAACACCTGTTAAGATTGAGCTCAAAGTTCAGGAGAATCTAGATACACTAAAAATCCTTGTCCCGCCAGGAGTAATAGTGGAAGAAAATCCAGAAGGGGACGCGATAGAGATTACTATCCCGCTTCCCTCAGCAGGTGAGACTTCTGTAGAGAACATAAAAGAAAATATACGTCAAATTAGCTCCGCCCTAGGAGACAGAGTAGATCTAATGTGCATGGGTGGCAGTGGCGGTGGTGGGCTTTGAAGTTATATCTAGCTTTGGTAAGTCCCAAATAGCTAGATAATTAGCATAATCGGAACTGAGTTATGTTTGAGAGTACTCAATCAATTGTTCTATCATTTATTAAGAATGTTACTCTAATAGATCTTTCAGCAAAGCAAGTAATTCTACAATCGCCAGTCATTGATCTCACACTAAAAAAATTGACTCCTGGTTTATTAACCTGCCTACACCTCTTAGCTAGTGATGGTGCAACAGAGAAGGAACTTAGCCAAGTCGTTTTGCAGATAGATGGAACCGTAGCACTTTCAAGGCTCTATCAATGGTTGCAAAAGTTCAACCAATCGTGTTTACTTCAACGAACAGTAAAAGTGGATAGCTTATCTATCGCAACTGTTGTCCCAATCTCTCGTTACTACCAGTTTCAGTTTAAAGCAGTCGAACCAAAACAAAGATTTATTCTTTCGAGATTTGCATATTGCAGAAGACAGGAAGACCAAATAGTTTTAGAATCACCGCTAGCATATGCACAAGTACTTGTGCAAGATTGGCGCTTTGCAGGCTTACTCCATCAACTTACTCAGCCTTTGGACTGCTATGAGCTTTTTGAAAGAGTCGCAGGCTTTTCAGAATCTACAATCCATCTCTTTGTTAGTCTACTTCAGAATCTTGACCTTCTTACTGAAGAGACTGTAGAAGTGCGAGAAAAGCAAAGTGATACTTTGAATATTTGGAGTTTTCATGAGCTACTTTTCCATGCCCGTAGTAGAGTTGGAAGACAAATCAGCTTCTTCAGACAAGATAATCAATCTCTCATAAATAACCACTTATTAGATGTAGTTAAGCCTCAAACTGCTGATAAGGGAATTAGCCTATGTAAAGCTAAAATAGAAGATTTGGCAATGTTAGATATTCCCTTTACATCAGTTCTGGAAGCGAGAAAGTCTATCAGAACTTATGACATACAGCCAATTACTGATAGACAGCTAGGAGAGTTCTTGTACCGTACTGCCAGAACCAAGAGTATTACTCAAACTAAAGAGCCACGGCAAATTAGTAGCCGACCCTACCCATCAGCTGGGGCATGCTACGAATTGGAACTATATATTACTATAAATCGCTGTCAAAATCTTGATTCTGGTTTTTATCATTACTGCCCTAAAAATCATCAAATTCATAAGGTTTCTAATAGAAGTAAATCTATTGGGTTTCTTCTACAAGGAGCGGCTGAAGCAGCCAATCAAAACCCAGAAGATTTACAAATTCTGATTGTTATTGCAGCAAGATTTCCTCGTTGGATCACAGAGTATGCATCAATAATGTACTCATCAACTCTTAAGAATGTAGGTGTTCTTTATCAAACGATGTATCTTGTAGCAACAGCGATGAATCTGGCACCCTGTGCACTTTCCTTCGGTGATTCTGATCTATTTGCTGCCGCTACTGGTACTGATTATTACTCTGAGACATCAGTTGGTGAATTTCTTTTAGGCAGCAAACAAGCTGATTAGTTCTGTCACAATAGCGATGAGCGTAACGCATCGAAATTTTAGGGTCGGTGCTTTGTCCCTGCGCTTAACACATTTCACATTATCTTCAACTAGTCTGAGCGATCTATCGATCTATCTCTACCTGAGTTCACTAATAACGATCGCCCCCCAGAACCATCAGAACCCAAGGTGATCGGTTGGCTCAATTAGCCTAAGCGATCGCAAATTGGGGGCGATCGGGGTTGTGGGTGAGCGATCGCAATTTATGAGGGCGATCGCACCTCAAAGCTGCCACCAAATGCTGTTTGCTGATCTCACTGTAGCGATCGCGAATTGGGGGCGATCGCGCCTCAAAGCTGCCACCACAGGAGATTCTTTGAGGTGACTTGAGGCGATCGCCGCCATTAAGTCCATCGACCTCTGGACTTAAGCAAGCGATTGCTTTCTACCTGAGTTCATCTATGATGATTGTATGCAAGAACCAACAGATGCACAGGTGCGATCGCTGTATCGGCTCTGCCATCTACTCACTAATGTGATGTTTCAACCCATTCACATTGTGCGGCTCGATGAGCGAACGCTCAATCTTTTCATTTTGGCTGGGAAAGAAGAAGAAATTGAGCTTGAAATTCGACCAAATGGGAGTATTGAGCCATGACTCAAGTAAACTATGCCGCAATGAGTGACCAAGAGCTAAAGCACTACATTCTCACTCATCGGAACGACCAGAATGCCTTCCATGCCTACATGGATCGTCGGCACTCTCGCCCTAGCAGGATCGCTGTTGAGCCTGATGACCCAGCCTGGGAAGAAAAGGTAACATCAGCAATTCAGGCGCAGCTAGGCGCTAATCGTTAATTGCAGCAGCATTTGTCGCATCGAATTCCCAGAGACAGTGCGTTATGGTTGCGCCTCACAACTCCACTGTGTCTTCAATCAGCCTGAGCGACCAATTGATTTGTGCCTGAGTTCGTTGATAACGATCTCACCCTAAAACTAACAGGGGCATAAATGCGATCGTTCTGAAACTGGCTCAATTAGTCTGAGCGATCGCAAATTGGGGGCGATCGCATTGCATCATGAGACTGATGACTTTCGACTAAACTAGAAAATACCATCCACCTCACTGGCTTATGTCCCTTGCTAAAGACCGCAACCTCCAGGAGGATCTGTGGGAAGACATCGCCTTCCCACCCAGTAATTTGGAAAGCGACGAGCCGCCATTGGAAAGCGATCTGCACGTGCGGCAGGTTATCCTGCTGATTCAATGCCTGGAGTATTTGTGGCGTAACAAAAATGACTTTTATGCCACTGGCAACCTGACCATCTACTTCAGCCCGGATCAGATCAAATCCCGTGACTTTCGAGGACCCGATTTTTTCGTTGTCCTGGGTACCGAACGCAAACCGCGCAAAAGTTGGGTGCTGTGGGCAGAAGGTGGCAAATACCCCAATATCATCGTGGAAATTTTGTCTGACAGTACGGCAATGGTCGATCGCGGTTTAAAGAAACAACTCTATCAAGACATTTTCCGCACCCCTGAATATTTCTGGTTTCATCCCGAAACCCTTGAGTTTGCAGGCTTCTCCCTGATCAGCGGACAGTATCAACCGACCGCGCCCAACTCGCAAGGATTGCTTTGGAGCCAACAGCTTGAGCTTTACCTAGGCATTCATAACGGGCAACTGCGCTACTTTACAACTGAAGGAGAACCTGTACCGACACCCCAAGAGGTTGTGAGACAAGCTCAACAGCAGGCAGAACAAGCTCAACAGCAGGCAGCAGACGAACGGCGACAGAGAGCGCTGCTGTTAGAAAAACTGCGGGAACGTGGAATTGATCCAGAGGCACTTTAGAAAACGATTTCAGCGCAAACTTAGAGAGAGCAGCCTCCCTAATAGAAATTGAGCCCCGTCGTTATGAGGAAAACCCGCTCAACAACTCGAGGCACTGAAGCCTACTTCATGGGTGCCAATCTCACCCTTTACTTCAGCCGTCAGCAGCGACCAAGACTGCCCCATAAACTGATCATAAAGCAGGGCACCCTTCATGGGTGCCCTGCAAGTTCATAGCGCGTTTTTGTTCATAGCGCGTTTTTAGTTAATGATGGTGATGGTGTCCATCATGGGAGTGATGATGTCCGTGGCTGTGATCGTGTTCATGGTGACTGTGGCTGCGGGCAAGGCTAGGATTTACCGCCACTGCCTGTTCAGACAACAGCGCCTCAATTTGAGGATGTGCCCAGTCGGCAACCATTTTGAGGAATTTTGGCCGATCGTTGACGCACTCCATCTGCACATAGGTCACATCGGGGCGCTTCCGCCGCA from Kovacikia minuta CCNUW1 carries:
- a CDS encoding WD40 repeat domain-containing protein — encoded protein: MDGTLLQTFRGHSNWVRSVSFSRDGKTLASASYDNTIKLWHLNGKAFMTLRGHHNRVTDIAFSPDDASLASASSDRKIMLWRRNGTLIRTLQGHLDEVNSIQFSTDGQTLVSASVDKTVRLWRVKDGVLLQTLKGHNSFINSASFSPHNNNLIVSASTDASVKLWQVDNQLVRLLRGHTNHIFEVNFSPDGKLFASASWDRTVKLWNRNGEEVTSFNKHRQEVWGVQFSPDSKLVASTSTDRTIKLWRLDGTLVRTLRGHTAPVNQINFSSDGQMLVSASDDSTVKLWRLDGTLLKTLNQGSPAYSALFSDNNKEIISAGSGKTIKFWQLDGKLIRELVGHSGEVYRVDLSPDKQTLASTSADRTIKLWRLDGTLLRTLEGHQDKVFGVSFSPDGQILASAGADRTVKLWKLDGTLLQTLQGHQDTVFGVKFSPDGQILASGGWDNTVIFWNLRILRDLDINQLLLQSCARLKNYLKTNLNMKKDKQICNHLVDAR
- a CDS encoding nitrile hydratase subunit alpha, whose product is MSGLNDVIWNLMLLKAQTDSDFKARLLQDCKGALESLQLDITDLETEEIQLPKTPVKIELKVQENLDTLKILVPPGVIVEENPEGDAIEITIPLPSAGETSVENIKENIRQISSALGDRVDLMCMGGSGGGGL
- a CDS encoding SagB family peptide dehydrogenase gives rise to the protein MFESTQSIVLSFIKNVTLIDLSAKQVILQSPVIDLTLKKLTPGLLTCLHLLASDGATEKELSQVVLQIDGTVALSRLYQWLQKFNQSCLLQRTVKVDSLSIATVVPISRYYQFQFKAVEPKQRFILSRFAYCRRQEDQIVLESPLAYAQVLVQDWRFAGLLHQLTQPLDCYELFERVAGFSESTIHLFVSLLQNLDLLTEETVEVREKQSDTLNIWSFHELLFHARSRVGRQISFFRQDNQSLINNHLLDVVKPQTADKGISLCKAKIEDLAMLDIPFTSVLEARKSIRTYDIQPITDRQLGEFLYRTARTKSITQTKEPRQISSRPYPSAGACYELELYITINRCQNLDSGFYHYCPKNHQIHKVSNRSKSIGFLLQGAAEAANQNPEDLQILIVIAARFPRWITEYASIMYSSTLKNVGVLYQTMYLVATAMNLAPCALSFGDSDLFAAATGTDYYSETSVGEFLLGSKQAD
- a CDS encoding DUF6888 family protein; translated protein: MQEPTDAQVRSLYRLCHLLTNVMFQPIHIVRLDERTLNLFILAGKEEEIELEIRPNGSIEP
- a CDS encoding DUF6887 family protein, which produces MTQVNYAAMSDQELKHYILTHRNDQNAFHAYMDRRHSRPSRIAVEPDDPAWEEKVTSAIQAQLGANR
- a CDS encoding Uma2 family endonuclease, with protein sequence MSLAKDRNLQEDLWEDIAFPPSNLESDEPPLESDLHVRQVILLIQCLEYLWRNKNDFYATGNLTIYFSPDQIKSRDFRGPDFFVVLGTERKPRKSWVLWAEGGKYPNIIVEILSDSTAMVDRGLKKQLYQDIFRTPEYFWFHPETLEFAGFSLISGQYQPTAPNSQGLLWSQQLELYLGIHNGQLRYFTTEGEPVPTPQEVVRQAQQQAEQAQQQAADERRQRALLLEKLRERGIDPEAL